GAGACGGCGGTGGGATTACCTTCGCCCGCAGAGCCGGCTCCTGACTCTGGCGCAGAGCTGGACTCGGCGCCAGATCCGACGAACTCGTCGTCCATGGGCTTGGCCTGCTGGCTTCCGCAACCGCCCAGGAGTGAGCCGACCGCCACCAGAGTCGCCAGGGTTGCCGAGGCCGTGGCCAGTCCCCGAGACTTGCTTTTAGCCATTTCAACGCCCTCCTTCTGCATCAGCATTCGATCCCGGCAGGGAGCCGCCGGTCTTGGCCGTCTTGGTGGGGTCATGGAAACCCACTGGAATATCCTGGTCCCCTGAATCGACAGGAGCCCCGCTGAAGGCCGGACGGCCTCCGGCTGCCAGGTAGGCCCGCTTGGCCTCCTCATCATTCCACTGCTCGCCGGCCAGCACACCGTGGTTGAGCATGATCTCCCGCTGGGCGCAGGAGGCCACCAGGGCATCATGCGTGACCACAATCAGGGAGGTTCCCTGGTCATGCAATTGCCGGAAGAGATCCAGCACGATCCGCTCGTTGGCCTCGTCCAGGTTGCCAGTGGGCTCGTCAGCCAGAATCAGTTTGGGCTCGTTGATCAGCGCCCGGGCCACACAGACCCGCTGCTGCTCGCCGCCCGAAAGCTGGCTGGGCAGGTGGCGGGCCCGATCCGCCAGCCCCACCCGGTCCAGGGCCTTCATGGCCTGGTCCTCATCCACCACCGAGTGGTAGTACTGGGCCACCATGACGTTCTCCAGGGCGGTCAGGTGCGGGACCAGGTAGAACTTCTGGAAGACCAGGCCAATCACATTCTTGCGCACATCGGCCAGCTGGGACTGGCTCAGATCCTCCAGCGGCCGCCCCTGCAGACGGACCGACCCCCGGCTGGGGGTGTCCATGCAGCCCAGAATGTTCATCAGCGTGGTCTTGCCCGAGCCGGAGGACCCCACCACGGCCAGCCACTGGCCCTGCGGGACGCTCAGGTTCAGATCGTCCAGGGCGTGCAGATCGCCGTAGATCTTGGATACATGGTCCAGATCCAGCAGCATGCCGCCGCCCGACTGGAATTCGCTCGCCTTTGCCTGCGTCATTGTCATTCCTCCCTCAAAACCAGGGCCGGGTCGATACGCGAAGCCCGGAGGACCGGCCGGATGGATGCGATCATGGATATGGCCACGCTCAGCAGGACCGTGCCCAGGGCCAGCCACCAGTTGAAGCCCAGCGACCGTTGGAAGACGGACAGGCAGAGCAGCCGGGCGAAGCCATAGCCCAGGGCCGTGCCGATCAGGCCTCCTGCCAATCCGTAGCAAGCCGATTCCGCCAGAAACTCCATGGCTATCCCCCGCGAGGAAGCGCCCAGGGCCTTGCGCAGGCCAATCTCGCTGCGCCGCTGGGAGACGATGGAGGCCATGGTGGTCCCCACGCCCACAAAGGTCAGGACCAGCACCACCACCGAAACCAGCCAGAAGAGCGACTGGAGCATGGCGATGGTATGGCTGTCGCCCGCTGTGATCCTGGTGACCGGCCGGGCCTTGACCCCCATGGAGGTCATGTCGTTGATGCCTGCGGCAATGGTCTTCAGCCCCGAGGCCATGGTGTTGACCGAGTATTCGATGACATCGGTGCCCCGCTTGGCCCCGGTCAGGAGCTCCAGATCAGACAGGTCGGCGTAGATGATCCGATCCTCGGGACCACCGGTATCAACAATGCCGCCCACTCGAAAATCACGGCCCTGGCCTCCGGCCTTGCCCGTGTCGGTGACCTGTCCGGCCGGATAGCCGATGGTCATCTGCTTGCCGGTGGTCAGTCCCAGTGAATCAGCCAGGTCCCGCCCCACCATGACCGAACCAGGCCGGGGCCAGGAACCCTCCACGCTCCAGTGGCGGTTGAGCTGACGCACCTGGTCAGGGTGGATGCCGGCCATCTCTCGGGCCCCGGCATTGACCTGCACCGTCTCATATCGATAGGTGGCGTACCTTGCCGGAGCCTTGACGGTCACCATATGGGTGGTGTGGTCCACCATGCCCTGTTCAATGCCGGATCCGGACCGATTGCCCCCCTGAATGGGCGAGACGACCAGGTTGGCCCCGTAGGAACGCATCTCCTGGTTGATCTGCCTAGGGGCCTCAATGCAGACCGCCGCCAGGCAGAAGAGGGTGGCGGCACCCACCAGGGAGGCCACCACGGCCATCAGGGCCCGGCCACGACGGCGGAAAACGGCCCCGAAGAGCATGGTCAGGAACATGCGGGTGTTGGTCATATGGCTCTTATGGCGATCAGCGGCCATGAAGCACCTCCGCCGGCCGAAGCCGCAGAATCGATCTGATGGACGAGATGGACGCCAGCAGCACTGTAATGGCCAACAGCACGAAGACCAGCACGAAGACCATGGGCCTCATGGTAATGCCCGAGCCGAAGACCACCCTGCCCACGATCTGAGCCACTCCGGAGCCCAGCAGAGCACCGACCAGAGCCCCGGCCAGGGCAATCAGGGCCGTCTCGGCCAGCACCAGTCGGGACACGGCCCCGTCGGTGGCGCCCAGAGCCTTGAGCAGGGCAAACTCCGAGGACCGCTCGGATATGGAGGACGCCATCAGGTTGGCTACGGCGATGGCCGCCGCCAGCAGGCTGAGTACGGTCATCAGAATCATGACCGCCTGGGTTTTCTGCAGAACATCGCCCTGCAGGGCAGCCACCTGTCTGACCTGCTTGGCCATGGACCCGGGGATGGCCTCCTCGATCTGGTAGGCGATGGATGAGGGATAGGCCGTGCAGTACCAGGTCTCCCACTCGTCCTGGGAGAGGGCAGCAGGGTTTCGTGCGGCCTTGCGGGCCAGGTCGTTCTCGGGAGTGGTCAGAGCCTTGACCTCCACCTGGTCGATCTGATCGGTCAGGCCGGACATCTCCTGCAAGGGTCTGGTGGGCAGGTAGAGGGAGGAGGCATCAGAATCACCGGAGTCGAAGATGCCCACGATGGTGACAGTCTGCTGTTTACCATCCAGACCCACCTTGACCTGGTCGCCAACCTGACGGCCGCCCAGTCGTGCAGCCAGCTCTTTGCCCATCATGGCCTCGGTCCTGCCGCCGGACCCAGCCTCGTCCTTGGGCCAGCGTCCTTGAACCTTCCACCAGGGTCGAAGACCTTTCAGACCCGCAGTGCTGCTTTCACCGCTGTCGACCTTGACGGTCCGGCCGAACCAGGTGCCCACCAGGGGGGCGGCGGCCTGGTCCACAGTGCCGCGAAGGTCCAGGCGGGGGGCAAAGTCGGTGATGTTGTAGGCCCAGAAGATGGTCTTGATCTTGGGCACCTGGGACTCCTTGAGGAAGGCGGTCGGCGTTGACTCGTCACCTGAGGGGCCGCCCTCCTGGTCGCCGTAGAGGTCGGAGACCACGGCATCCGCCTTGGCCTGGACCGTGATATTGGATCCATAAGTAGACAGTTCCGCGTTGAGCTTGTCGCCCACATCGAAGACCACCCCCAGCATGGCAGTAGCTACGCAGGCCGACAGGCAAACCGTGACGGCGATGAGCATTCTTCGCCCAAACTGGCGGCTGAATGACCGCAGCATCATGCGCATGAAGAACATACCAACCGCTCCTTCCCTTTTTTCAGCTCTTGAAGTGCGATGACAGGGCATCCAGGTCGGCGGTGCTGATCAGTATGGCCCCTCGGCCTGTCTTGTAAGGCAAGGGAACGGGATTACAGCCGCCCTTGAACCCGATGGTGGCCAGGTTGATGGCTACGTCGCACTTCTTGCAGATGATCTTGCCGTCTTTTTCGTAGTAGCCCGCATCCCCGCAATTATCGCAGGCGTCCAGCCCGACCCCATAGGCTGCGCCATTCTTGCGGATGATGATGAAGCGCATCTCGGTGCCGTCCTTGGCCCGGTAGCTGAATCGATGCAGGTGGCCATCCTCCACCTGGGAGAAACGGATGGTAGCCGTATGGGCAGTCAAGGAATACTGCTCTGGAGGCGAAAGCACGGGCACTTGGTGGGCCTTGGCCGTTCCCACGGTCAGGGCCAGGGTGACGCCGATCATGGCCACCAGGCTCCAGACCGCTGATGCCAGGGCCCTCCGGCGGAAGGCTCGGTGGCTGCGGTCGTCGGCCGTGGAGGCTCCGGTCACCGGCATGCGCCAGCCTGCGACCAGGCAGGCCAGGACCGGAATGATGAAGACCAGAACCTGGGCAAGCACCAGGATGAGGTCGGCGTTGTAACCCAGGGCCATGACCCGGAAGGCCCAGCCGTGCAGAAGAACCAGGCCGGTGGTCTGCATCAGGGCCACCAGGGCTACGCCGTGCCGGATCAGCAGCAGGACCACCATGAGCAGGGCGGCCAGACGAAAGGCCATCCGAGGGCAGGATGTATGCATGGTCCTCAGAATGGCAGCCACCGTCACAGCGGCAGCCAGGCCGAGCAGGAAACCCAGGGCCCGCAGGAGCATGGCCGAGGTCAGCACCGGCTCCCCCGGCTCCACAAAGGCCGTAAGCTGCAGGATGACATCAGGCAGGGCACGGAAGGCGGTCAGGGCTATGGCCAGGGCTGCCAGAGCGTTGGCCAGATCCATGGCCCAGGGGCGGCGATGCCAGTCTGAAACCAGCCGGTCGGCGGCCAGCACCACCGCGATGGCCGCAAGATCGGTCAGAACGCAGGCTACCAGGGTCGGGTAGTTGACCATGGTCCGGCGGTTGATGATCACGGTGGCGCGCAAGAGGGCAAAGACCAACGCCCCCAGCACGCCGACCCCCAGGCCGATCAGTCGCCAGGAGGAGGAACGGGGCCGATCGCGGCCCTCGCCCACCTCCAGCAGCACGCTGAAAACCATGACCAGGAGGGCCGGGGCCAGCGTCCCCGGCAAGACCGTGACAAATTGTTCAAGCATGGTGCATGGCAGCTTACCACTGGTGGGGCGTGTAGTCCCAGTCCCAGCTGACCACGATGGGCTCGGTCCAGAAGTGTCCCTTCACGCCGGTCTCCGGGTCGACGTGCAGCATCCAGCCCTTCTTCTCAGGAGAGTCGATGGAATAGGTCAGCTTGTAGGATCCGGCCTTCTCCATCTTGATGTTGGCCCCGTAATGTGGGCCATCCGAGGCGTTCATCTGCATGAAGGTGCCGGACTGCTTGTCGTTGGGATCATCCTTGTTCTGGATGGTGTAGTTGACGGTCAGATCCGGAACGAACTCGCCCTTGGCATAGCCCAGGTCGTTGTTGGGCAGGGCGTGGATATCGGCCTCCAGGTGCAGGCTGGCATCGGCCGCCTTCAGACCCATGGAGGCGGGCTCCATGTCGATGGGCTGGAAGAAGACCGTGCCGATGTTCAGGGGACCCTTCTGCTGATCGTCGGGCGGAATGGGGATCTCCTCGAACCCGGCCCCCTTGCCCGCCGAGGACTGGGAGGCGCCGGAGGCCTCAGGCGCTTGGGCCTCACGGGTGCCTGACCCGCTGGAGCCGCACCCCGCCAGGGCCAGGGTGCCTGAGAGCACCAGCGCGACCAAGGCGGTCAATTGTCTCTTCTTCATGATTGTCCTTCGCTCTTCGGTGTTTGCATGGATGCCGTGACCTCAAAGGGCACAGCCCCTTCGGCGGCCTGCTCGGTTTCCGTCCGATGGACGGGTGCCGACGGCGACCCGCCGGAGTCCTGATTCGACCGCGACCGCTCCTGCTTGTGCAGGCGGTGGGTCGACACAATTGCCAGCACGACCACGACCAGGGCCGCCAGAATCTGGGCGCCGATGGTCTGCGTGTAGGGATACAGCCCGATCCAGTCGCTGGTGGGCACACCGGGCAGGTAGGTGGCCGGCACCAGGTCGCCCTCGATCAGGGCATGAACCCCGCCCCCGGCGAAGATGACCACCATGACCGCCATGAGCAGGCTGGTGATGATGAAGAAGGGCCGGATGGGGATCTTGACCGAGGTGAAGCGAATGAGCACGAAGACGATGACCAGGACCACGGCGGCAGCTGCAAAACCGGTCCAAATCTCCCGTCTGCCACCGGGAGCCATGGCGAAGATGGCCTGGTAGAACATGACCGTCTCCGCCCCCTCCCTGAAGACCGCCAGGAAGGAGAGCAGGGCCAGGGAGATCACGCTGCCCTTCGAGATGGCCGCCACCGTCCGGCTCCGGATGTAGTGGTTCCAGGATTCCACAGAGGACTTGGACAGCATCCAGTTACTGGTGTAGAGCAGCATGAGCATGGCTACCAGGGCCACCACGCCCTCCAGGATCTCCTGCTGGGGACCGTTCCCGTTGAAGAGCAGGGTGAAGAGCAGGGCCACCAGCCCGCTGGCCACCAGACCTGCCGCAATGCCCCAGTAGATGTGCCGAATCTTGTCTTTATGGCCGGCCTTGACCAGGTAGGCGATGATGGCCGCTACCACCAGGATGGCCTCCAGACCCTCCCTCAGCAGAACCACGAAAGCCTGGCCGAAGGCGGAAGTCAGGAAGGACGTCCACCCATTGACCTGGTCTGCGGCGCCCCCGTCCAGAGTGGCTGCGTCCTCGACCAGCATGCTCTTCAGGTCGTTCACCAGGGTCTTGGCCGGTTTGCCGGCCACCATGGCCATCCGGGTCTCCTTGAACTGGTATTCCACCTGAGAGACCCTGTTGCCACTGATGGCATTCATGACGTTCTTTTCGAAGCCCAGCTTCTCGTAATACTGGTAATAGGCCTTGTTGACCAGGTCGGATCCCGCCTGGCCCTGTCCCTTGGACGCTTGGGCGAGCGCCTGATCGAGAATCGGCGTCATCTCATGGGCCACCTGGGTCCAGGTCCGGTCGCCCTTGCCGGTGTTCCGATGCTTCTTGGCTGCATCCAACCGTCGACGATCCGCCTTGATCTGCTCCTGCTGGGCCTTGGCATAGGCACGGGGATTGGCCAGCCCTTGTGTGGCATCCAGCTGGGTGGCCGCAGCAACCAGGTCGGCCTTGAGCTTTTCACTGCCCTGGGTCAGGGCCTGCGCGGCATCCGGGGCGTAGGCCTGGCCCTGCAGAGCCTGGAACTGCCCATCCAGAGCGTTGCGCCTGTCCTGCCCCAGGGTCGACTCGACCACCGAGACGAATCCGGATCCCACATAGCTTACGTTGTAGGCCCCCATGAATTGCGAGGCCGCCCCGGCACGATCCCCCCGGGCATAGTCCTCGCACCCTCTATCCAACTGATGGGATACTGAGCCAGCCACCTGGGCCCAGCTGTCATAATCCGTGGCTCCGCTCGCCGCCATGGCCGACTGCGGGGTCTGCAGGACCAGGAACATCAGGGCCAGCAACAGGCATGAGAGCAGGGAGCCAGCGGTCCTGGCCACTCGTGTCCTGCCGACCTGTGCAACCATGGGCGATGATCTCCTTCGTCAGTCCCTCGTAATCGAACCTGCGAGAAACGAAGGCCGATTTGACAACTACCGAAAATCAATCTAGCCCAAGCGCAAGCGGAAAAACAGACTTGTTTCTAGCGTTTTAAGGCCATATAATGCGCCCACGCTCGCAGACGGTCAGTCGACCGACAACGGCTCACCCTTATGCTTCCACAGGCAGATGCCGCCGAATACCAGCAGCCAGACCAATCCCAGTATGGCTGGATAGCGGGTGTCGGGAGCCAGGAAGAGCGAGAGATAGATCAGGACGAAGAAGGCGATGGCAAGAGCTCCGGTCACCCGGTAGGCCGGCATGATGAACCCATCGGGCATGAAGTCCGGGCTGGTCCGGTAGCGACGGTGAGCAAGCAGGGTCAGAATGTAGATGAAGATGATGACCGCGCTGGAGCAGGAGGTGAACAGGACAAAGGTGTTCTCGAAGCCGGGCAGCATATGCAACACCGGGGATAAGAGGATCAACACCCCGGACAGAACGATGGCTCGGGCGGGCACCTTGCCGCGGCGCGAAATCGTATGGAGGCTGCGCATCACAGGAGAGCGGCCGGCCGCAGCCAGCTGGAAGAGGTTGCGGCCGGCGGAGTAGAGCAGGGAGTTCAGCGAGGAGCTGGCTGCTGTGATGACCACGAAGAAGACCAATGCGGCCGCCCAGTCCACCCCGGCGTAGCGGAAGACCATGACGAAGGGCGAGGTGAAGCTGCCGTCGGCGTTGGGGCGGAAGGATCGCCAGGGCACGATCAGCATGATGGCGACCAGGGCACCCACGTAGAAAATCAGTACGCGCAGGATGATCTGATTGATGGCCTTAGGCAGGACCTTGCGGGGATTCTGGGTCTCGGAGACGGTCACGCCCACGAATTCGATCATCTCGTAAGCGAAGAAGACCATCTGGAAGCTCATGAAGAAGGCCATCCACCCGTTGGGCGCCAGACTCAGACCGGTGGTGATGTTGTCAAAGCCGGCATGTCCGGCCGGGCTGATCCAATCCTGTCCCGGCATGTGAACCGCCGGATAGTGGAAGCCTGTGATGACCATGACCACAGCCGTGACGATCATGGCCAGAATCAGGGTGATTTTGATCATGGAGAACCAGAACTCGGTCTCCCCGAAAACCCTTACGGCAATCAGGTTGATGCACACCATGGCCGTCAGGAAGCACAGCTCGATCAGACCCCGCCAGGCGCTCAGATCAATGCCGAAGGTGCCGAAGAAAGTGACGAAGTAGGTGCCCACGGCGGTCAGCTCGGACATGCCGATCAGGATGAGCACGATCCAGTAGGACCAGCCGGCGAAGGACCCCCACCCCTGGCCTAGGTAGCGGCTGATGAAGGCGATGAAGGTGTGCTGGACGGGGCTGCGATACATGAGCTCGCCAATGGCCCGCATGAGCAGGTACATGATCACACCGACGCCGATGTATACCAGGATGATGGAGGGCCCGGTCAGGGCTATGGACTTGCCCGACCCCAGGAAGAGCCCGGTGCCGATGGTGCCGCCGATGGCGATGAACTGCACATGACGGTTGCTCAGACCGCGTTCCATACCGTCGCCTGCCGAGGCACTGTCACCCTGATTCTGTTGCGCCAAAGGGCCATTGCCCGTACGGTTCATGCGACTGCACCTCCTTGTCTTCACAACCCATTAATCATCGCCGTCCAGGAAGGGACGTCCCGTCGAGGCCGGTAGGTCAGCAATACCACAGAGGTGTCGATAACCGGGAGCAGACGGCAGGCACCGACGCCCATGGTAGGACCCGGCGGTCACGATTCGGCGAATTGAACGTCTCATATGGCGGACGCCTCTATTCCACAATGCAAAGGCATGCTCATTCCGCTCGGACCGGCTCCTATAGGGTTGGCCCTGTCAGCCGGTCACATTCAGCTGACAACTACCAACTAAGGAACGACATCCCCATGGATCAACCCAAGGAGCCGCAGGGCAAGAACCTGCGCAAAACCCTGAAGAACAGGCACATCCAGCTCATTTCGCTGGGCGGCGCCATCGGGACGGGACTCTTCTACGGGTCCGGGGAATCCATCTCATTGGCAGGGCCGGCCATCATCATCGCCTATCTGATAGGCGGTTTGGCCATCTTCATGATCGTCAGGGCCATGAGCGAAATGAGCGTGGAAGACCCCAAGTCCGGCGCTTTCAGCTACTACGCCACCCGCTACTGGTCCAAGCGGGCAGGGTTCGTTTCTGGGTGGAACTACTGGATGAACTACGTGCTGGTATCCATGGTCGAACTTTCCGTAGTGGGCACCTTCGTCAACTTCTGGTTCCCGGCAATACCCGCCTGGGTCTCTGCGGCCTTCTTCCTGGTGGTCATCACGGCAGCCAATCTGATGGGGGTCAGCAAGTTCGGCGAGTTCGAGTTCTGGTTCGCCATCATCAAGATCGCAGCCATCGTCGCCATGATCATCGGCGGCCTGGCCGTCGTGGTCATGGCCCTGCCCACGGCCAACGGTCTGCGGGCCTCCTTCGCCAACTGGTTCACAGTAGGCGGCGGGTTCCTGCCCAACGGACTCATGAGGCACGGGGCCAACGGCCAGTGGACCGGCCTGCTCATGTCGCTGGCGGTGGTCATGTTCAGCTTCGGCGGCACCGAGCTGATCGGCATCACCGCCGGGGAGGCCTCCGATCCGCGCCGGACCATCCCCAAGGCCACCAACGCCATCATCTGGAGGATTCTGGTCTTCTACATCCTGACGCTTGGGGTGATCATGGCCGTTGTCCCCTGGAATGCCATCGGCAAGCCCAATGCGCAGGGCATGGTCGTCAGCCCCTTCGTCCAGATCTTCGACTCGGTTGGAGTCCATGCAGCCGCAGGCATCCTCAACTTCGTCTGTCTGACAGCGGTCATGAGCGTTTACAACTCGGCCCTCTACTCCAACTCCCGCATGCTGTTCTCCCTGGCCCGGCAGGGCAATGCCCCCAAGTATCTGGGACGGCTGTCCAAGGGAGGCGTGCCCTACACAGGAGTGCTGACCTCGGCCTGCATCATCGCCCTGGCCGTGGTCGTGGTCTTCCTCTGGCCGCAGTTCGCCTTCAACTACCTCATGAGCATCGCCACGATCTCGGCCATCATCAACTGGTCCATGATCATGGTGACCGAGATGCTCTTCCGGCGTGCTGTTGCCCGCGGCGAGGGCCCCGGCGACCTGGCAGGCAGGACCGGCGAAAGCGCTCTGAACGCCCTGCACTTCAAGCTGCCCTTTGCCCGGGTGACCCCCTGGGCGGTCCTGGCCTTCCTGGCCATGATCGTGGTGCTCATGTGCTTCTCGCCCAGCTACCGGGTGGCCGTCATCGCCGGGCCCATCTGGCTGATTGTCCTGCTGGTGGCCTATCAGCTGACCCAGGGGCGAGCGCGGCAGTGATATAAGCAGGAGAACTCAGCGGTCTTTCTCCTTTTTGCGGTCCGCGACCAGCGCCTCCAGCAGCCGCTGGTCGCGGTCGGCGATCATGGCTTGGCTCTCGGCCCCCTGCCAGGAATAGAACCCCTGACCGCTCTTGGCGCCTAGCTGCCCTGCTTGAACCTTGGTCTTCAAGATCGGGTCCTCGCCAGGACGGTTGTCCAAATCGTCGTAGAGGTACTTGGAGATATTGTCGAAGACATCCAATCCTCCCAAATCAGCGCTGGCGATGGGTCCAAGGATGCTCCACCGTCGACCCAGGCTGTAGGTGACGATCTCATCGACGGCCTGCGGTGTGGCGATTCCCCGTTTCACGATATTCAGGCACTCCCGAATAACCGCCGCCTGGATGCGGTTGCCCACGAATCCGAGTGATTCTGTAGATAGCGCCACGGCATGCTTGCCGATGCGGTTCATGAGTTCAACCGTGGTATCCACCACGCCCTGGTCGGTGTCCGCAGCAGGCACCACCTCGACCAGGGGCATGAGCTGGGCGGGATTCCAGAAGTGGGCCACCAGGAACCGCTGAGGATGCTGCAGCACCGAGGCGATCTCAGTGGGCCCCAGTCCCGAGGTGTTAGTGGCCAGAATGGTCTGCTCTCCAACTATGGTCTCCACCTGTTGCCAAACCTGGTGCTTGACATTCATGTCTTCCAAGACGGATTCGATGACAAAGTCGGCATCAGCCAGAATGCCGTAATCAGTGTCCTCCTGAATCCGATCCAGCACGCTCTCCCTCTGATCCTGGGAAATCAACCCAGCACCGATGAAGGTATCCAGATCATGCTCGATCAATCCCCTCCCCCGGTCCAGTGCCTGGTGGCTGGAGTCCACCAGCCGGACCGGATACCCCTGCATGGCGAACTGGAGCGCCGTGGCATGCCCCATGGTCCCCGCTCCGATATTGCCGATTACCTTGATGTCGTCGACCTTCATCAGTCGCTGCCTTCTTTCCTAACGAATTCATACTTATCCTAAGACAGTCGACCGGCATGACCAGGACCGCTCAGCATGGCCAGGGACATTGCAGATCTGCCTATCGATCATCGAAGACAAGGGATCCGTTTGGGCCTTGTCTGAGAATCCCTCTATGCTGACCGGTAATTGCAAATCACTGAAGAGGTCGCCGAACCTATCAGTAACCGGGATCAGACAGTACGGTGTCGCGTATTCCCGGCGAAAGGAAGTTCGGCCGAAACGGCACGGATCCGCCCATCCGTCCCGTTGGGCCCGGGTCGAACAGGTCCGGGACTGTCGCAACCCCATGTTGCGGAGCGCTATGTGCAGTGTCACGGACAGGCAATGCGTCTGGATTCCGCCTGAGCGGAACCGACCGGAACCGTCGCCATAGGGCTCTCAGGTCGGTTCGAGGAAAAGAGCAGTCATGGCGACCAGGCAGGGCGGAAAGGCCAGTCCCTCCGCATCCGACGACCGGGTCCAACGCAACCTCAAGACCCGACACGTCACCATGATTGCCCTGGGTGGCTGCATCGGCACCGGCCTGTTCATGACCTCCGGCTCCACCATCTCCAAGGCCGGGCCAGGAGGCGCGTTGGTGGCCTATGCGGCCATGGGCCTCATGGTCTACTTCCTGATGACCAGCCTGGGCGAGCTGGCCACCCACCTGCCCACTTCCGGTTCCTTCGCCGCCTACAATGCCCGCTATGTGGATCCGGCCCTGGGCTTCGCCATGGGCTGGAACTACTGGCTGAACTGGGCCATCACCGTGGCTGTGGACATCTCCACCGCCGCCCTGCTGATCCAGTACTGGCTGCCCCACACCCCAGGATGGATATGGAGCCTGCTGGTCCTGGTGGTCATTTTCCTGATCAACGCCCTGACCGTGTCCACCTTTGGCGAGACCGAGTTCTGGCTCTCCCTGATCAAGGTAGTGACAGTGATCGTCTTCCTGGTCATCGGTCTGGCCATGATCTGCGGCATCATGTTCCAGCCGGCCGTGGGCCTGGGCAACTTCACCTACAAGGATGCGCCTTTCGTGGGCGGATTCCCCGCCATTCTCAACGTCTTTTTGATTGCCGGCTTCTCCTTCCAGGGCACCGAGCTGATCGGCGTCACAGCCGGCGAGTCCGAAAACCCCGGCAAGGCGGTACCCAAGGCCATCAATGATGTCTTCTGGAGGATCCTGCTCTTCTATATCCTGTCCATCTTCGTCATCGCCGCGCTGATCCCCTACACCAGCCCTAATCTGCTGAGCTCCGCCGAGGGGGACATCGCCATGTCGCCCTTCACCCTGGTCTTCCAGCGGGCCGGCCTGGCCTCGGCGGCCAGCGTCATGAACGCCATCATCCTGACCTCGGTCCTCTCGTCCGCCAACTCGGGTGTCTATGCCTCCACCCGAATGCTCTACGCCCTTGCCAAGGACCATTACGCCCCGGCCTTCTTCGGCCACACTACCCGTCACGGCATCCCCATGGCCTCGCTGGTCGCCACTCTCGTGGTCTCCCTGGCCACCTTCGCCGCCAGCATCTTCGGCCAGCGTATCTACATGTGGCTGGTGGCCGCCTCGGGGCTGACAGGATTCATCGTCTGGATCGGCATCGCCCTGAGCCACTACCGCTTCCGCCGCGCCTGGGTGGTCCAGGGCCACCGGGTTGATGAACTGCGCTACCATGCCAAACTCTTCCCCCTGGGGCCCATCCTGGCCCTTGTCCTATGTGTCAT
The window above is part of the Bifidobacterium asteroides DSM 20089 genome. Proteins encoded here:
- a CDS encoding amino acid permease, with the translated sequence MNRTGNGPLAQQNQGDSASAGDGMERGLSNRHVQFIAIGGTIGTGLFLGSGKSIALTGPSIILVYIGVGVIMYLLMRAIGELMYRSPVQHTFIAFISRYLGQGWGSFAGWSYWIVLILIGMSELTAVGTYFVTFFGTFGIDLSAWRGLIELCFLTAMVCINLIAVRVFGETEFWFSMIKITLILAMIVTAVVMVITGFHYPAVHMPGQDWISPAGHAGFDNITTGLSLAPNGWMAFFMSFQMVFFAYEMIEFVGVTVSETQNPRKVLPKAINQIILRVLIFYVGALVAIMLIVPWRSFRPNADGSFTSPFVMVFRYAGVDWAAALVFFVVITAASSSLNSLLYSAGRNLFQLAAAGRSPVMRSLHTISRRGKVPARAIVLSGVLILLSPVLHMLPGFENTFVLFTSCSSAVIIFIYILTLLAHRRYRTSPDFMPDGFIMPAYRVTGALAIAFFVLIYLSLFLAPDTRYPAILGLVWLLVFGGICLWKHKGEPLSVD
- a CDS encoding amino acid permease; the encoded protein is MDQPKEPQGKNLRKTLKNRHIQLISLGGAIGTGLFYGSGESISLAGPAIIIAYLIGGLAIFMIVRAMSEMSVEDPKSGAFSYYATRYWSKRAGFVSGWNYWMNYVLVSMVELSVVGTFVNFWFPAIPAWVSAAFFLVVITAANLMGVSKFGEFEFWFAIIKIAAIVAMIIGGLAVVVMALPTANGLRASFANWFTVGGGFLPNGLMRHGANGQWTGLLMSLAVVMFSFGGTELIGITAGEASDPRRTIPKATNAIIWRILVFYILTLGVIMAVVPWNAIGKPNAQGMVVSPFVQIFDSVGVHAAAGILNFVCLTAVMSVYNSALYSNSRMLFSLARQGNAPKYLGRLSKGGVPYTGVLTSACIIALAVVVVFLWPQFAFNYLMSIATISAIINWSMIMVTEMLFRRAVARGEGPGDLAGRTGESALNALHFKLPFARVTPWAVLAFLAMIVVLMCFSPSYRVAVIAGPIWLIVLLVAYQLTQGRARQ
- a CDS encoding 3-hydroxyacyl-CoA dehydrogenase family protein, with the translated sequence MKVDDIKVIGNIGAGTMGHATALQFAMQGYPVRLVDSSHQALDRGRGLIEHDLDTFIGAGLISQDQRESVLDRIQEDTDYGILADADFVIESVLEDMNVKHQVWQQVETIVGEQTILATNTSGLGPTEIASVLQHPQRFLVAHFWNPAQLMPLVEVVPAADTDQGVVDTTVELMNRIGKHAVALSTESLGFVGNRIQAAVIRECLNIVKRGIATPQAVDEIVTYSLGRRWSILGPIASADLGGLDVFDNISKYLYDDLDNRPGEDPILKTKVQAGQLGAKSGQGFYSWQGAESQAMIADRDQRLLEALVADRKKEKDR
- a CDS encoding amino acid permease, with amino-acid sequence MATRQGGKASPSASDDRVQRNLKTRHVTMIALGGCIGTGLFMTSGSTISKAGPGGALVAYAAMGLMVYFLMTSLGELATHLPTSGSFAAYNARYVDPALGFAMGWNYWLNWAITVAVDISTAALLIQYWLPHTPGWIWSLLVLVVIFLINALTVSTFGETEFWLSLIKVVTVIVFLVIGLAMICGIMFQPAVGLGNFTYKDAPFVGGFPAILNVFLIAGFSFQGTELIGVTAGESENPGKAVPKAINDVFWRILLFYILSIFVIAALIPYTSPNLLSSAEGDIAMSPFTLVFQRAGLASAASVMNAIILTSVLSSANSGVYASTRMLYALAKDHYAPAFFGHTTRHGIPMASLVATLVVSLATFAASIFGQRIYMWLVAASGLTGFIVWIGIALSHYRFRRAWVVQGHRVDELRYHAKLFPLGPILALVLCVIVIGGQNFEAFVNWNWQEIGVTYISVPLVLALYLGYKVRNHTRIVPLETMDLSGDPESL